A single Danio aesculapii chromosome 19, fDanAes4.1, whole genome shotgun sequence DNA region contains:
- the crabp2b gene encoding cellular retinoic acid-binding protein 2b, producing the protein MESNTEKTFADFSGSWKMKSSENFEELLKALGVNVFLRKIAVAAASKPAVEISQQGESLSVQTSTSVRTTHVSFTVGESFNETTVDGRPCTSFPKWETDSKISCEQTLQKGEGPETSWTRELTNDGQMILTMRAGDVVCTRVYERE; encoded by the exons ATGGAATCTAACACGGAGAAAACATTCGCGGACTTTTCTGGATCCTGGAAAATGAAAAGCTCCGAAAACTTCGAGGAGCTTTTGAAAGCGCTCG GCGTAAACGTCTTTTTGAGGAAGATTGCAGTTGCAGCAGCTTCCAAACCAGCAGTTGAGATCTCACAGCAGGGGGAGAGCCTGTCTGTTCAGACCTCCACCAGCGTTCGGACCACTCATGTGTCCTTCACGGTGGGCGAGTCCTTCAATGAGACCACGGTGGACGGACGGCCATGCACA AGTTTTCCGAAATGGGAGACGGACAGTAAAATCTCTTGCGAGCAGACGCTACAGAAGGGGGAGGGGCCTGAGACATCATGGACACGGGAACTGACCAATGATGGCCAGATGATTCTC ACCATGAGAGCCGGAGATGTTGTCTGCACTCGCGTGTATGAACGAGAGTGA